CTGCACCTGGGCCCGGACCTGGTCCGGCAGCAGCGCCCCTATCGCCACAAGCGGCATCGCCACAAGCGGCATCGCCAGAAGTGGCATGCCCAGATGTTTGATTGGGCGAGTGGGCATGCCGGCAGCAAGGCGATTCAGTTGAAGTCGCCGAAGTTGTATATCCGCAAGGTGCCATATCCAAGCGAGGCTGGCGAGGGGTTCGGACCGGCCGGCAAGGCCATCACCTCAAACATGTAGGTGTCGGAAGCCGAGGGGTTGGTCCAGGGCCGCAACACCACCGTGACCGTGTTGCCGGGTTGAACCGGTTCGGGGAATGTGATCGTGAACAGCCTGGCTGCCTCCTCGAAGCTGGCCCCCACGGGGATCTTCTCGCCCCCCCGGCGGGGCGTGCCGCCAAGGAAGGCAGTGGTGCGATCTACGGAGAAGGGAAACTGCCGATCAACACCCCTGGTTTGGCGAATCGTCAGCCCCCCCAGGGGCGCCCCTGCCGCCGCATCCAAACTGACCCGGAAGTAATACTCAGGCCGGGTTTCATAGGTGTAGGTTTGGTAGCTGATCAAATCCACCGACCAGGGCGGCTTGGTGAAGTAGGTGGCACCCCTTAGCTCAAGGGCCAAGCCGGGCAAAACCGCCAAGGCCGCCCCTAGGGCACCCGAGATCAAGCCGCCGGCCAACCGACCCGACAGACGCTTCACCTCTATTCGCTTCACCTCTATTCGCTTCACGGACTTCCGCTGCAAAGTGATCAAACCCTAGGGATGGTGGGCTTACTTGGCCGCCAGGAAGGGCAGGGGGTTTTGGTCGCGGCGATGCTGGAACGGGATCGGCGGCCCCTCCAGGGCGGGGTCGGCAGATCCCTGACAAGCCCCATCCAGATCGGCGCTGGCCCCCAGCACCTGGCGCAGCCGCCGGGCCGCATGCAGGGGCATGTCGCGGGGCACGTTGATGCGATTGCGCAGGTAACGCAGGCCTGGCGCCGTACCTGGCGGCGGGGCCAGGGGTTCGCAGCCCGGCAGCAAACCGCTAAGGGCAGCACGCAGGGCCGGATCAAACAGCTCCGCACCCAAGGGATTGCGCTCCAAAATTGGGCCTCGATGGGCCAGCACCCGGGCTAGAGCCAGCAGGGCCGAATTGGCTGGCGGTGCCTGGGAGGTTTCCAGATCGGGCGCGCCCGGATCACTGCCGATGGGCCAGGGGCCACTGCCAATGGGCCAGGGCCCCCTATCAATGCGGCTGGCCAAGGCCAGCTGGGCCCGACTGCCATTGGCATGGCAGCCCCCCATCTGGGGCGGCAAATCGTGGGCGTGGGTGTGGAAATCGCTCTGGGTACCCAGGTAGGTGGGGCGCAGCTCTAGGCCCGCAAACCAGCGGTCGATCGCCGGATGCTCCTGGCGCAGCAGGTAGCCCTTGTAGTAGGCCAGGCTCGCCGCCATCCGCTCGAGGTAGGGCACAAAGATCAGGTCGGCCGTTTCCGGCTCTGGCCCCAGCAAAAAGGGTCCGGCCGTTACGGCAAGGGCCTCTTCCATGGCCACGGCGCTGCGCTGGAAGCGCAAACGGCCGCTTTCCTCCTCCTGCGAATTGGGATTGGGCCGGCAAAGCCATTGGCACCAGGCGCGAAAGACTCGCCGCTCCAACATCCGCAGGGGCAACACCTCCGGATCGTTTAGCCCCGCCCCCAGGGGTCCAAAGGCAGCCTCGAGCGACTCCAGGATCACGTCGCTTTCGGTGATCAGGCGGCCATCCAGCTGGAGGGCGGGCAGCATGCCCGAGGGCACCAGCTGCTTAAACCAGCTTTCCTTTTCGCCGTAGCAAAACATCGTCACCTTGCGGATCCGATAGGGGATCCGCTTTTCCTCGAGCCACAGCCAGACCTTCTGGCAATAGGGGCACCAGGCGTGGTGGTCGCGGTAGAGGGTCACCCGCACGGAGGCCTCCGGCAGGCCAAATAAACGCAACTGGGCCTGGGCGTTGGTGGGCCCCTCGATGCGATCCAGGGGCTGGAGGGCGCCTACCGCCTGCTCGAGCTCCTGCCAGCTGGGAGCAGTTGAAGCGGCCATGGGGGAAGAAGAACTGGGTTCCGTTTTAGGCAGCCCGGCACCAATTTGGAGTTTGGTTGCAGTTGCTACACACCCTCCCCCCCGCCGTGGGGGACTGTGCCTAAGCGAACGTTGGCGAGGCATCTCCCCTTCATGACCCATGTCCCCATGGCCGGCGGTGGAAAGACACCACTTGCCACCTTTGATCTTTTTCGTCAGCGAGTTCTAGCTGGCGTTCAACAGCCCCAGATGCAGCGCTACGCGTTAATTCTGATGGCCGCAGGCGCAGGCCTCCTGCCCCTGATGGCTGGCAAGGCCCAGGCAGCCCTCGCTCCAGGGGTCACCGATGGTGCCGACACCCTGTTGATGTTGATGGGCTCAGCCCTGGTGTTATTGATGACCCCGGGCCTGGCGTTCTTCTACGGCGGCTTTACGCGCGCCAAGAACGTGCTCAACACAATGATGATGAGCTTCTTCCTGATGGGTCTCATCGGGGTGCTCTGGGTAGTAATTGGCTACAGCCTTTCCTTCGACCTTGGTTTCAACAGCCCCTTCATTGGTGGCCTGGGGGCAATGTTCCTCAATGGCGTCGGTGGTCCGCTGGGGGATGCTCCCCTGGCCGATGGTTTCAACATCAGCGCCACATCATTTGCCCTTTTCCAGGGCATGTTCGCAATCATTACTCCAGCCCTGATCTCAGGCGCGGTGGTTGAGCGGATCAACTTCAAGGCCTGGTTCTGGTTCAGCCTGCTCTGGAGCCTCTTTATCTATTGCCCCCTCTGCCACATGGTTTGGGGTGGTGGTTACATCGGTCCCTTCGGTGCAATCGGCGCCATCGACTTTGCCGGTGGCACCGTGGTGCACATCGCTGCCGGTGTTGCCGCCCTTGTGTCTGCGGCCATCGTGGGCCCCCGCAGCACCTACCCGGACGGTCAACGCCCTCCCCACAACGTGCCCTACATCCTCCTGGGTGCAGGCCTGCTTTGGTTCGGCTGGTTTGGCTTTAACGGCGCCAGCTATTTCGCAGCCAAGGGGGCCGGCCTTTCCTTCCTAACCACCACCGCAGCAGCCTCGGCTGCCCTGCTCACCTGGTGCATGATCGAGTGGTTCGTGGATGGCAAGCCCACCGCAGTTGGTGGCGCCACCGGTGCCGTGGCAGGGCTTGTGGGCATTACCCCCGCAGCTGGTTTCGTTTACATGGGTCCAGCCCTGGTAATTGGAGCCCTGAGCGCCACCGCCTGCTTGATTGCGGTGCGGGTTAAGGCCTCGATCAAATTCGATGATTCCTTGGATGCCTTCATGGTGCACGGCATCGGCGGCACGGTTGGCGCCTTGCTAACCGGCCTGCTGGCCGCTCCAGCCCTGGTCCCTGCGGACTATTTCCCCAAATCCGCCGAGATCCTGGCCAAGGGCGGCAACCTGGCCATGCTGGGCGCCCAATTCCAGGCAGTGCTGGTCACCTGGGGATTCGTAGGTATTGGCACCTTGATCATCCTTTTGATCATCAAGTCCACAATTGGCCTACGGGTTAGCCAATCCGAAGAGGAGCGCGGTCTCGACTTCGTTGCCCATGGTGAAGAGGCCTACGATCCCATGAACGGTTAATCGATCATGAAACAAATCACGGCCATGATTAGGCCATCCAAGGTGGATGCCGTTAAAACAGCCCTAGTTGACATCGAAATTGTCGGCATGACCGTCTCCGAAGCCCGCGGATTCGGTCAACAAAAGGGTCAGGTAGAGCGCTATCGGGGCAATGAATACAAAGTCGACTTCATTGCCAAGGCAAAGGTGATCCTTGTGGTCAAAGACGACAAGGTAACTGCAGCAATCGAGGCCATCTCCAAGGCAGCTCACACCGGTGAAATTGGCGACGGCAAGATCTTTGTAAGCCCCGTGGAGCAGGCAATTCGGATTCGCACCGGCGAATCCGGCGAGATTGCCCTCTAGTTACCAAATCCTGCCCCCAGTAACCCTGGGGGCTTTTTAATTGGTCGAAGCGCCCGACCAACCCATGCAAGAGCATTTTGATCTGATCGTGCTTGGTGCCGGCTCCGGCGGCCTGGCAGCGGCCAAGCGGGCCGCCAGCCATGGCGCCAAGGTGGCCATTGTGGAGGGCGATCGGGTGGGCGGCACCTGCGTAATCCGAGGCTGCGTACCCAAGAAACTGCTGGTCTACGGCTCGGCCTACCGGCACCTGCTGGGCGACGCGGCTAGCTACGGCTGGGAAGTGGAGGCCTACCGAGCCAACCCCATCACCCTGCTCACCAACGTGCGTGCCGAGGTCGACCGCCTCAACCAACTGCACCTCGGTTTTCTAGAAAAAGCTGGCGTCAGCCTGATGCGCGGCTGGGGATTCTTTGTAGACGGCCATACCGTGGCCGTTAGAAGTGCCAGTGAAGAGGTATTTCACTACGGCGCCGAGCGCATCCTGATCGCCGTCGGCGGTCGCCCCCAGCGTCCGGCCATTGCAGGAGCCGAACTGGGCTGGGTGAGCGATGAGATGTTTCTGCTGGAGGCCCTGCCAAAGCAGATGGTGGTGGTGGGAGCTGGTTTCATCGCCTGCGAATTTGCCTGCATCCTCCATGGCCTGGGCGTACAGGTGACCCTGTTAGTGCGGGGCGAGCAAATCCTGCGGGGCTTCGACAGGGAGGCAGCCCTGGCAGTGCAGGAGGCGATGGTCGCAGAGGGCATCGACATCCGCACCGGCACCAGCCCCACCGCCCTGGAGGGCAAGCCCGGCGCCATCACGGTTGTTACCAGCCCCGGGGAAGAATCCCTGGCCTGCGGCGGAGTGCTTTTGGCCACGGGCCGCCGGCCCTTCCTGGCGGGCCTAAATCTGGAAGCGGCCGGCGTCGAAACCGAGGGGTCGCGAATTCCGGTGGATGCCGATCAATCCACAAATGTGCCCCACATCTACGCCGTGGGAGACGTGACCGACCGCATCAACCTCACTCCCGTGGCGATTGATGAGGGGCGGGCCTTCGCCGATACGGTTTACTGCCACAGGCCCCGGCAGGTGAACCACGATCTAGTGGCCATGGCGGTGTTCAGCCAGCCGGAACTGGCCACCGTGGGCCTGAGCGAAGAAGCGGCCATAGAGCGCCATGGCAGCGAAGGCATCAGGGTGCATCGGGCCAAATTCCGGCCCATGGCCCAGGCCCTACCCAAGCGGGGCCCGGCGGTGTTGTTGAAGCTGGTGGTGGAAGCCAGCAGCGGCAAGGTGCTGGGCTGCCACATGGTGGGTGAACACAGCGCCGAAATCATTCAAATGGCAGCCATTGCCATTGGCATGGGCGCCACCAAGGACGACTTCGATCGCACCATGGCCCTCCACCCCAGCGTCTCCGAAGAATTCGTGACGATGGCTAATTGATCCTGCACCTAAGGGCGTTATCCCAGAAAATCCTTCCTAAGTTTGACAATGCGGCTCAGCAATTCCGCCCGTTTTTGCTGCTTAAGGGCATTGCGGGCTAGAAAATTCAGCAAGCCAACCAAACCCAGCAGCTCCAGCAGCCCACCCACCAAGGGGATTTCATTGATCGCCCCCAGGGTGGAGCCGGTGATTTTCAAAGCGATGCCCGCCACCAGGGCAATGGCCAGTAGCCGCAGGGCTGGCAGAAACTCAGCCAGGCTGTCGAGCCTGGTGGCGCCAAGCTTTTGCAGCAGCAGATTCAGAAACTGCAGGGGCAAGCCCAACAGTTCTTTGGCCTCTGCGCCCGCCCCGTGGGCTTCCACCGGCACGATCGGTGCCGCTTCTGCGACAGGGATCTCCACCGCAGTTGCTGGCTCAGGGCTCAACTCCATAGTGAGCTCGGGAGCCTGCTCTGGGGCCGGCTCTGGAGACTGGTCCTGTTCGTAGGGGTTGGGTTCGTTCACCAGGGCATCACGCGCTGAAGACCGCGGCAGTTATAGGGCAGGCTTTAGGCCAGGGCTAGCCCCCTGTCGTTAAACATGCCTTCAAACAGCACCGAGCTGAGGTAGCGCTCACCGGAATCGGGCAGCACCACCACGATGGTTTGGCCGGCAAAGCGCTCCTGCTGGGCTAGGCGCAGGGCCGCCACGGTGGCTGCCCCGCAGGAGATTCCAGCCAAGATGCCCTCCTCACGCATCAGGCGCCGGGCCATGGCCACGGCCTCCTCATCGCCCACGGTTTCCACCTCATCCACCATGGCCAGATCCAAATTGGCGGGCACGAAACCGGCCCCGATCCCCTGAATCTTGTGA
This genomic interval from Cyanobium sp. WAJ14-Wanaka contains the following:
- the gorA gene encoding glutathione-disulfide reductase — encoded protein: MQEHFDLIVLGAGSGGLAAAKRAASHGAKVAIVEGDRVGGTCVIRGCVPKKLLVYGSAYRHLLGDAASYGWEVEAYRANPITLLTNVRAEVDRLNQLHLGFLEKAGVSLMRGWGFFVDGHTVAVRSASEEVFHYGAERILIAVGGRPQRPAIAGAELGWVSDEMFLLEALPKQMVVVGAGFIACEFACILHGLGVQVTLLVRGEQILRGFDREAALAVQEAMVAEGIDIRTGTSPTALEGKPGAITVVTSPGEESLACGGVLLATGRRPFLAGLNLEAAGVETEGSRIPVDADQSTNVPHIYAVGDVTDRINLTPVAIDEGRAFADTVYCHRPRQVNHDLVAMAVFSQPELATVGLSEEAAIERHGSEGIRVHRAKFRPMAQALPKRGPAVLLKLVVEASSGKVLGCHMVGEHSAEIIQMAAIAIGMGATKDDFDRTMALHPSVSEEFVTMAN
- a CDS encoding glutathione S-transferase family protein — encoded protein: MAASTAPSWQELEQAVGALQPLDRIEGPTNAQAQLRLFGLPEASVRVTLYRDHHAWCPYCQKVWLWLEEKRIPYRIRKVTMFCYGEKESWFKQLVPSGMLPALQLDGRLITESDVILESLEAAFGPLGAGLNDPEVLPLRMLERRVFRAWCQWLCRPNPNSQEEESGRLRFQRSAVAMEEALAVTAGPFLLGPEPETADLIFVPYLERMAASLAYYKGYLLRQEHPAIDRWFAGLELRPTYLGTQSDFHTHAHDLPPQMGGCHANGSRAQLALASRIDRGPWPIGSGPWPIGSDPGAPDLETSQAPPANSALLALARVLAHRGPILERNPLGAELFDPALRAALSGLLPGCEPLAPPPGTAPGLRYLRNRINVPRDMPLHAARRLRQVLGASADLDGACQGSADPALEGPPIPFQHRRDQNPLPFLAAK
- a CDS encoding DUF2808 domain-containing protein, whose amino-acid sequence is MKRIEVKRIEVKRLSGRLAGGLISGALGAALAVLPGLALELRGATYFTKPPWSVDLISYQTYTYETRPEYYFRVSLDAAAGAPLGGLTIRQTRGVDRQFPFSVDRTTAFLGGTPRRGGEKIPVGASFEEAARLFTITFPEPVQPGNTVTVVLRPWTNPSASDTYMFEVMALPAGPNPSPASLGYGTLRIYNFGDFN
- a CDS encoding CAAD domain-containing protein, which encodes MNEPNPYEQDQSPEPAPEQAPELTMELSPEPATAVEIPVAEAAPIVPVEAHGAGAEAKELLGLPLQFLNLLLQKLGATRLDSLAEFLPALRLLAIALVAGIALKITGSTLGAINEIPLVGGLLELLGLVGLLNFLARNALKQQKRAELLSRIVKLRKDFLG
- a CDS encoding ammonium transporter, producing MTHVPMAGGGKTPLATFDLFRQRVLAGVQQPQMQRYALILMAAGAGLLPLMAGKAQAALAPGVTDGADTLLMLMGSALVLLMTPGLAFFYGGFTRAKNVLNTMMMSFFLMGLIGVLWVVIGYSLSFDLGFNSPFIGGLGAMFLNGVGGPLGDAPLADGFNISATSFALFQGMFAIITPALISGAVVERINFKAWFWFSLLWSLFIYCPLCHMVWGGGYIGPFGAIGAIDFAGGTVVHIAAGVAALVSAAIVGPRSTYPDGQRPPHNVPYILLGAGLLWFGWFGFNGASYFAAKGAGLSFLTTTAAASAALLTWCMIEWFVDGKPTAVGGATGAVAGLVGITPAAGFVYMGPALVIGALSATACLIAVRVKASIKFDDSLDAFMVHGIGGTVGALLTGLLAAPALVPADYFPKSAEILAKGGNLAMLGAQFQAVLVTWGFVGIGTLIILLIIKSTIGLRVSQSEEERGLDFVAHGEEAYDPMNG
- a CDS encoding P-II family nitrogen regulator, which gives rise to MKQITAMIRPSKVDAVKTALVDIEIVGMTVSEARGFGQQKGQVERYRGNEYKVDFIAKAKVILVVKDDKVTAAIEAISKAAHTGEIGDGKIFVSPVEQAIRIRTGESGEIAL